ATTAGATGGAGCGCGGGCTGCGCAAGGTGCGTACAGGACGCGTCGTCAGCAATAAGATGGATAAAACGGTGGTCGTAGCCGTTGAAAGTCTGGTCCGTCATTCTTTGTACCAGAAAACCATCCGTCAGACTAAAAAGTTTAAGGCGCACGACGCGGAAAACGCCTGCCATATCGGCGACAAGGTAAAGATTATGGAAACTCGGCCGATTTCGAAGGAGAAACGCTGGCGGGTAGTGGAGATTCTAAAACGCAGCAAAAGTGCCGATGAACCTTCGACTCTGGAGGAAGTGACCAAGTGATTGATTCCGGGAGGCCGTAACAGGATGATTTTAAGCTAAACTCCGGTAGTATCCTGGAGCCCTCTAAAACAGGCGCGACTTGAAGGTGAAGCTGGTCCGGAAAACGGTGTTAGTAAAATGTGTAACAGCGGGGGGCGGGCTGCCAAAGTCAAGCTTGGTTTGCAGCGGGTTTCCCAAGGGGGGATTTTAAGGTGATACAGGTTCAAACAATGCTCAAGGTAGCGGATAATACCGGCGCCAAAAAAATGATGTGCATACGCATTTTGGGAAGCCCTTTCAGGCGCTATGCCGGTATTGGAGATGTTATCGTAGGTG
This window of the Bacillota bacterium genome carries:
- the rpsQ gene encoding 30S ribosomal protein S17, which produces MERGLRKVRTGRVVSNKMDKTVVVAVESLVRHSLYQKTIRQTKKFKAHDAENACHIGDKVKIMETRPISKEKRWRVVEILKRSKSADEPSTLEEVTK